A genome region from bacterium includes the following:
- a CDS encoding NAD(P)H-binding protein: protein MQNKRSALIVGASGLIGQHLLNALLEDRDYDRVIVLVRKPIAFTHAKLTQHVVEFDKLTNAAHWIKAHDVFCTLGTTMRTAGSKQAFYKVDFTYPFECARIAKENGVNNFLVVTAIGAKPSSGVFYSRVKGELENALETLRFRSLSIFRPSFLVGERSERRIGEALGIVVFRALGFLLVGRWKKYRAIRAQAVAEAMIEMAKHERAGKTIYESDVIQTIFDVLIERRRRTV, encoded by the coding sequence ATGCAAAATAAACGTTCCGCATTGATCGTAGGTGCTTCCGGCCTTATCGGACAGCATTTGCTCAATGCGCTTTTAGAAGATCGGGACTATGATCGCGTCATTGTTTTGGTGCGTAAGCCTATTGCTTTTACGCACGCAAAATTGACGCAACATGTCGTGGAATTTGATAAGTTGACCAATGCCGCGCATTGGATCAAAGCGCATGATGTGTTTTGTACGCTCGGTACGACGATGCGCACGGCCGGTTCAAAACAGGCTTTTTACAAAGTGGATTTTACATATCCCTTCGAATGTGCACGTATAGCGAAAGAGAACGGCGTTAATAATTTTTTGGTCGTTACGGCTATCGGTGCAAAGCCATCGTCCGGTGTTTTTTATAGTCGGGTCAAAGGCGAACTGGAGAACGCGTTGGAAACTTTGCGCTTTCGTTCGCTATCAATTTTCAGGCCTTCCTTTTTGGTCGGCGAAAGATCCGAGCGACGCATCGGAGAAGCGTTAGGAATTGTTGTATTTCGAGCGCTTGGCTTTTTATTGGTCGGCCGATGGAAAAAATATCGCGCAATACGCGCCCAGGCGGTCGCAGAGGCGATGATCGAAATGGCTAAACATGAGCGTGCCGGTAAAACGATATACGAATCGGATGTCATACAGACTATTTTTGATGTATTGATTGAACGGCGACGCCGGACGGTATAA
- a CDS encoding DUF2911 domain-containing protein has protein sequence MKTWILFLATALSLNAQQISTPRPSPRATVSQTVGVTEMTVSYHRPGVKGRTIWGELVPYGQVWRAGANESTTISFSDDVTIEGQKIPAGLYGIQMIPEANEWTVILTKDAKLWGSFNYKPENDAVRIKAKPTSAEMTERLRYSFEDVNDNSTLLTMQWEKLKVAFKIETDTPNLTFTKARAAMNWSGLMQAAAYCLDNNINLEEGMKWIDLSIGMNENYYNLRTKAQFVDKTGKRADAIKVMERAMELSKKMPSPPFDIKRMEEVLNEWKKKK, from the coding sequence ATGAAAACCTGGATATTATTTTTAGCGACCGCACTCTCCTTAAATGCTCAACAAATTTCGACGCCGCGGCCAAGCCCCCGCGCAACCGTATCGCAAACCGTCGGTGTTACGGAAATGACCGTAAGCTATCATCGTCCGGGTGTAAAGGGTCGTACGATTTGGGGTGAACTGGTGCCTTACGGCCAGGTGTGGCGCGCCGGAGCCAACGAAAGCACCACCATCAGTTTTTCTGACGATGTCACAATCGAAGGTCAAAAAATCCCCGCCGGTTTGTATGGCATTCAGATGATACCTGAGGCCAATGAGTGGACCGTAATTTTGACCAAGGACGCCAAACTTTGGGGATCATTTAACTATAAACCCGAAAACGATGCCGTGCGCATCAAAGCCAAACCCACTTCCGCAGAAATGACCGAACGTCTTCGATATTCATTTGAAGATGTCAACGACAATAGCACCCTGCTTACCATGCAATGGGAAAAATTGAAAGTCGCGTTTAAAATAGAAACCGACACACCGAATCTGACATTTACCAAAGCACGCGCCGCCATGAATTGGAGCGGACTTATGCAGGCCGCAGCGTATTGTCTTGATAATAATATCAACCTCGAAGAAGGCATGAAGTGGATTGATTTGTCCATCGGTATGAATGAAAATTATTATAATCTCCGCACCAAAGCCCAGTTTGTAGATAAAACCGGAAAACGTGCCGACGCTATCAAAGTCATGGAACGTGCCATGGAGCTTTCTAAAAAAATGCCCTCTCCGCCCTTTGATATCAAGCGCATGGAAGAAGTACTCAACGAGTGGAAAAAGAAAAAATAA
- a CDS encoding DUF2911 domain-containing protein, with translation MKKIVFYVFIAIAGIITAHAQQRLKTPDASPRAVVEQTVGMTEIRVTYYRPAVHERIIWGDLVPYGEVWRAGANENTTVSFSTPVIIGDREIPPGTYGLHMIPMRDKWTIILNRDHKAWGSFFYNENHDVIRFNVEPENSAFQERLLYTFDGIESDRVTLALKWEKIRIPIPIRVDLHATVLAGFRDELTNVSGFFPEPYVQAVNYCVRNKINYDEALRWIDHSIELQESFANLNAKSRLLAAMGKNKEADSLNARAMYLATEVDLNNLGYSLMGENNFKEALAIFQKNAKEHPTSWNVFDSLGELYERMNDKKAAIENYRKALSLVKDGRNKQRLSETIKKLSGR, from the coding sequence ATGAAAAAAATAGTTTTTTACGTGTTCATCGCTATCGCGGGGATCATCACGGCACACGCCCAGCAGCGCCTCAAAACGCCCGATGCCAGTCCGCGTGCCGTAGTCGAACAAACCGTCGGTATGACCGAAATACGTGTAACCTACTACCGGCCGGCGGTGCATGAACGAATCATCTGGGGCGATCTCGTGCCTTATGGCGAAGTCTGGCGCGCCGGAGCCAATGAAAATACGACCGTTTCGTTTTCGACCCCCGTAATCATCGGCGATAGAGAAATACCTCCCGGCACTTACGGCCTTCATATGATCCCGATGCGCGACAAGTGGACGATCATACTGAACCGTGATCACAAGGCATGGGGCAGTTTTTTTTACAATGAGAACCACGACGTTATTCGGTTTAATGTCGAACCGGAAAACTCGGCATTTCAGGAACGCCTGCTTTATACTTTCGACGGAATCGAATCGGACCGTGTAACCCTCGCGCTCAAATGGGAAAAAATCCGAATACCGATTCCGATCCGGGTTGATCTGCATGCCACCGTCCTGGCCGGTTTCAGAGACGAATTAACCAACGTGTCCGGTTTTTTCCCTGAACCTTATGTTCAGGCCGTCAACTATTGCGTACGTAATAAAATAAATTACGATGAGGCGCTTCGTTGGATTGATCACTCGATTGAGCTGCAGGAATCATTTGCCAATCTGAATGCAAAATCGCGCCTGCTGGCAGCAATGGGAAAAAACAAGGAAGCCGATTCGCTCAATGCGCGTGCCATGTATCTCGCCACGGAGGTTGATCTCAACAATCTGGGCTATAGCCTCATGGGCGAAAATAACTTCAAAGAGGCCTTGGCGATTTTTCAGAAAAACGCCAAAGAGCATCCGACATCATGGAATGTTTTTGACAGCCTGGGGGAGTTATACGAACGCATGAACGATAAAAAAGCCGCGATCGAAAACTATCGTAAGGCGTTATCGCTGGTAAAAGACGGACGGAATAAGCAGCGGTTATCTGAAACTATCAAAAAGTTAAGCGGTCGCTGA
- a CDS encoding sodium:solute symporter: protein MTALDWTVLAVSLIFIIAYGIYKSRGVATMDSYVLSNRDMRWWTVAISIMATQASAITFISTPGQGYADGMRFVQFYFGLPLAMVLLCITAVPFYRHLQVYTAYEFLEKQFDLKTRTLASFLFLIQRGLGAGLTIYAPSLILSLLLGWNLVLTNLLIGGLVIIYTTTGGARAVNWTQFHQMMIILTGMAAAFVTVIALLPDGISVNDALHLAGSQGKMNTVDFTWDWDNRYTLWSGLIGGFFLQLSYFGTDQSQVGRYLTGQSIAQTRLGLLTNGLLKIPMQFLILLLGVMVFAFYQFTMPPVFFNRLETERIYQSSYAADYVRLENDHAGLFKRQQEILHVWNAAKESGDEMRMEQQEANLRDINKQMAAVKEKAKDLIKAHDPSANTNDTNYIFLTFVLDYLPVGLVGLIIAAIFAASMSSTSAELNALASTTVVDIYRRMFRSDASDAHYVRVSKWATVFWGAFAVGFAELAGQLGSLIEAVNILGSLFYGTILGIFLLAFYWKKVGGTSAFTAAIIAEVIVFLCYFFTPISFLWYNVIGCALVVGLAWVIYFFRQKTTLFQG, encoded by the coding sequence ATGACCGCCCTGGATTGGACGGTACTCGCCGTTTCTCTTATTTTTATTATTGCGTACGGTATCTATAAAAGCCGCGGTGTGGCTACAATGGATTCGTATGTCCTTTCCAATCGCGACATGCGGTGGTGGACGGTTGCGATTTCGATCATGGCGACACAAGCGAGTGCGATCACTTTTATTTCGACGCCGGGACAGGGTTATGCCGACGGTATGCGTTTCGTACAATTTTATTTTGGCCTCCCGCTTGCGATGGTGTTGCTTTGTATCACGGCCGTGCCTTTTTATCGGCACTTACAAGTATATACTGCATATGAATTTCTCGAAAAACAATTTGACCTCAAAACGAGGACACTGGCTTCATTTCTTTTTTTGATTCAGCGCGGACTTGGTGCAGGTCTTACGATATATGCGCCGTCGCTCATTTTGTCATTACTTTTGGGTTGGAATCTGGTATTGACGAACCTGCTGATCGGCGGACTGGTGATCATTTATACGACGACAGGCGGTGCACGTGCGGTGAACTGGACGCAATTTCATCAAATGATGATTATTTTAACCGGCATGGCGGCGGCCTTTGTGACGGTAATAGCACTTTTGCCGGATGGCATTTCAGTCAATGATGCATTGCATCTTGCCGGCAGTCAGGGTAAAATGAATACGGTAGATTTTACCTGGGACTGGGATAATCGTTATACGTTGTGGTCGGGGCTCATCGGCGGTTTTTTTCTACAGTTAAGTTATTTCGGAACAGATCAATCACAGGTCGGCCGTTACCTTACCGGTCAGTCTATTGCACAGACGCGTCTCGGACTTTTGACCAATGGTCTTTTGAAAATACCCATGCAGTTTTTGATTCTTTTACTCGGTGTTATGGTTTTTGCATTTTACCAATTTACTATGCCGCCTGTTTTTTTCAATCGTTTGGAAACCGAACGTATATATCAAAGCTCGTATGCCGCCGATTATGTCCGATTGGAAAACGATCACGCGGGATTATTTAAACGGCAACAAGAGATTCTGCATGTATGGAATGCCGCAAAAGAATCCGGTGATGAAATGCGTATGGAACAGCAAGAGGCGAATTTGCGCGATATCAACAAACAGATGGCCGCAGTGAAAGAAAAGGCTAAGGACCTGATCAAAGCCCACGATCCTTCGGCGAATACCAACGATACTAATTATATTTTCCTCACGTTTGTGCTGGATTATCTTCCGGTCGGATTGGTAGGGCTTATCATCGCGGCTATTTTTGCGGCATCCATGTCTTCCACGTCGGCAGAACTCAACGCATTGGCTTCGACTACAGTGGTGGATATTTACCGGCGGATGTTTCGCTCAGATGCTTCGGATGCGCATTACGTACGCGTTAGCAAATGGGCTACTGTATTTTGGGGTGCATTCGCTGTTGGATTTGCCGAATTGGCGGGTCAGTTAGGTTCTCTGATTGAAGCCGTCAATATTCTGGGATCCTTATTTTATGGCACGATCCTGGGAATATTTTTATTGGCGTTTTACTGGAAAAAAGTGGGCGGCACATCGGCTTTTACGGCGGCGATCATAGCCGAAGTTATTGTCTTTTTATGTTACTTTTTTACACCCATTTCTTTTTTGTGGTACAATGTGATCGGATGTGCTTTGGTGGTGGGTTTGGCCTGGGTGATTTATTTTTTCAGACAAAAAACAACGTTGTTCCAAGGATAG
- a CDS encoding response regulator, producing MSTEGKLKKLDLMHWYTERRHRVLLVDDEMRIAQEVQDMLINDGIEVQIAPNGKAALEMLPKFQPDVVLTETVIRYVNGFELCRQIKENKATQNIPVIIVTGLSRPADKIRGIEAGANDFVTKPFDAMELKTRVRSAIRMKELNANLEDFDEVILAFSRAVEARDPYTRGHSERVGKYSIKLGVALGVPKGFQDILYKGAILHDIGKIGVRDSVLLKKGKLTEEEYDEIKKHPDIGVKICGPLKSSQPLINIIAYHHERMDGKGYPYKIGGKDIPIEARIVAIADTFDALTSARPYREPLTSIQACHLLEEGIGKHFDEELLPEFIDIALRGELQEVMQDPVQASPPVQNLTDDFVKELDFLM from the coding sequence ATGAGTACGGAGGGCAAACTTAAAAAATTAGACTTAATGCACTGGTACACGGAGCGTCGCCACAGGGTTTTGCTGGTGGACGACGAGATGCGTATTGCGCAAGAAGTGCAGGACATGCTGATCAATGACGGCATCGAAGTGCAGATAGCACCCAACGGTAAAGCCGCTCTTGAAATGCTACCCAAATTTCAGCCGGATGTTGTATTGACGGAAACGGTGATTCGTTATGTCAACGGGTTTGAGCTCTGTCGTCAAATCAAAGAAAATAAAGCCACGCAAAATATACCTGTGATCATCGTAACCGGACTTTCGCGACCCGCCGACAAGATACGCGGTATCGAAGCCGGCGCCAACGATTTCGTGACGAAACCTTTTGATGCGATGGAGCTTAAGACGCGCGTTCGTTCGGCCATACGTATGAAAGAGTTGAATGCGAATCTCGAAGATTTTGATGAAGTGATCCTCGCGTTTTCACGGGCTGTGGAAGCGCGCGATCCGTATACGCGTGGTCACTCCGAAAGAGTCGGAAAATATTCGATCAAGCTGGGCGTCGCGCTCGGTGTACCCAAAGGGTTTCAAGATATTTTGTACAAAGGCGCAATACTGCATGACATCGGTAAAATCGGCGTACGCGATTCGGTACTGCTCAAAAAAGGCAAGTTGACCGAAGAAGAGTATGATGAAATTAAAAAGCATCCCGATATCGGCGTGAAAATCTGCGGTCCTCTGAAGTCCAGTCAGCCGCTGATTAATATCATAGCTTATCATCATGAGCGCATGGACGGCAAAGGTTATCCGTACAAAATCGGAGGGAAAGACATTCCCATCGAAGCGCGTATCGTTGCTATTGCCGATACTTTTGACGCGTTGACCAGTGCGCGCCCGTACCGCGAACCATTAACATCTATCCAGGCTTGCCATTTGCTTGAGGAGGGGATAGGTAAACATTTTGATGAAGAGCTGCTCCCGGAATTTATTGATATTGCGCTGCGCGGCGAATTGCAGGAAGTGATGCAGGATCCTGTACAGGCATCACCGCCGGTTCAAAATCTGACGGATGATTTTGTAAAAGAGCTCGACTTTTTGATGTGA